A section of the Bradyrhizobium oligotrophicum S58 genome encodes:
- a CDS encoding ABC transporter substrate-binding protein, whose product MVATPSHAAPGENLTVVRDLSGKIGPVIGSALACNDIPRPRIQAVIGKFQAVIREASNNDADRGELTRLFDRHIADGRAAVASGRQDCRRAELQLGDLERSIGAPAAGATPDATVGQLSVAATGATGATTTSPVRGVTDREIIFGSVVPMSGANKESGRLLKVGIEAAFNRVNESGGVNGRMLKLMVADDGYDPNRTLDAMKQLYEKEQVFGFIGNFGTATAAVAIPYSLERRVLFFSPYTGANVTRHDPPDRYVFNYRPSYSEEADALVRYLVKLRRIQPRQIALFAQDDTFGDAGFAGVAKAYRALGLNDAAILRANYARNTVDVEPAINQLKAQKVPVRAVIMVATSRAAAKFIEKAHDALPGVIFVNVSAVGASALANELMLLGPRYAAGVVVTQAVPAVSGYSSLVLDYKVALAKHFPGEPPDYTSLEGYIEASILVQALKKAGPQLDTERLIDTLESMRNIDLGLGALLNFAPAEHQASHKIWGTALDETGAYQAIELE is encoded by the coding sequence ATGGTCGCCACTCCAAGCCATGCCGCGCCTGGCGAGAACCTGACCGTCGTGCGTGACCTCAGCGGTAAAATCGGTCCCGTCATCGGGTCGGCGCTTGCCTGCAACGACATTCCGCGTCCACGTATCCAGGCCGTCATCGGCAAGTTCCAGGCCGTCATCCGGGAGGCGTCGAACAACGACGCCGATCGTGGCGAGCTGACGCGGCTGTTCGATCGCCACATCGCCGACGGTCGCGCCGCGGTGGCGAGCGGGCGCCAGGACTGCCGACGCGCCGAGCTCCAGCTCGGAGACCTCGAACGGTCGATCGGTGCACCGGCGGCAGGTGCGACGCCCGACGCCACGGTCGGACAGCTCTCCGTCGCGGCAACCGGGGCGACGGGCGCGACGACAACCTCGCCGGTTCGCGGCGTCACGGACCGTGAGATCATCTTCGGCAGCGTGGTGCCGATGTCGGGCGCGAACAAGGAATCCGGTCGCCTGCTCAAGGTCGGTATCGAAGCGGCCTTCAACCGCGTCAATGAATCCGGCGGCGTCAATGGCCGCATGCTCAAGCTCATGGTCGCCGACGACGGCTATGATCCGAACCGCACGCTCGACGCGATGAAGCAGCTCTATGAGAAGGAGCAGGTGTTCGGCTTCATCGGCAATTTCGGGACCGCCACGGCCGCCGTCGCGATCCCTTATTCACTCGAGCGCCGGGTGCTGTTCTTCAGCCCCTACACCGGAGCGAACGTCACGCGCCACGATCCTCCGGACCGCTATGTCTTCAACTATCGGCCGAGCTATTCGGAAGAAGCCGACGCGCTGGTGCGCTATCTGGTGAAGCTGCGCCGGATCCAGCCGCGCCAGATTGCGCTGTTCGCGCAGGACGATACCTTCGGTGATGCAGGGTTTGCCGGGGTGGCGAAGGCGTATCGCGCCCTCGGCCTCAACGACGCCGCGATCCTGCGCGCCAACTACGCCCGCAACACTGTGGATGTGGAGCCTGCGATCAACCAGCTCAAGGCTCAGAAGGTGCCCGTCCGCGCGGTGATCATGGTCGCGACCTCGCGCGCGGCGGCGAAGTTCATCGAAAAGGCGCACGACGCGCTCCCCGGCGTCATCTTCGTCAACGTGTCGGCAGTCGGCGCCTCGGCGCTTGCCAACGAGCTGATGCTGCTCGGCCCGCGCTACGCGGCGGGGGTCGTCGTGACCCAGGCCGTCCCCGCCGTCTCCGGCTATTCGAGCCTGGTGCTCGACTACAAGGTCGCGCTGGCGAAGCATTTCCCCGGCGAGCCGCCGGACTACACCTCGCTCGAAGGCTACATCGAGGCGAGCATCCTCGTTCAAGCCCTGAAGAAGGCCGGCCCGCAGCTCGACACCGAGCGCTTGATCGATACGCTCGAGTCCATGCGCAACATCGATCTCGGCCTTGGAGCCTTGCTCAACTTCGCCCCCGCCGAGCACCAGGCCTCGCACAAGATCTGGGGTACGGCGCTCGACGAGACCGGCGCCTATCAGGCGATCGAGCTGGAATGA
- a CDS encoding methyl-accepting chemotaxis protein: protein MSLAPPSRLKLTIGIKIYALIGLSFIGLIGLAAFNSRELAAGLKQQKQLELRHLTELALGIFAEEHAAAQKGTISVAEAQKRALERASMLRYGGSEYFFVTDMTARMLMHPISTKLVGQDVSDMKDPNGKKLFIEMVDVVRQHGSGFVDYDWPKPGSETPQPKLTHVAGFAPWNWLVGTGVYIDDLSAQAWASTRQSLMAAGLVLLVLLVVSTIVGRGITGPLHRMTAAMKSLAGGRLDVEVPGIGRGDEIGEMAGAVEVFKSNAVARHALEAEQKEAEQRALARRKADMHKMADDFEGAVGEIVDTVSSASSKLEVSADTLSKTAVRAGELATVVAAASEEASTNVQSVASATEEMTSSVTEIGRQVQESARMANEAVEQAKRTNERVSELSRAASRIGDVVELINSIAGQTNLLALNATIEAARAGEAGRGFAVVAAEVKALAEQTAKATDEIGQQVTGIQAATQESVNAIRLISGSIERLSEVSSTIAAAVEEQNAATREISRNVQQAAHGTQQVSLNITDVQRGATETGSASTEVLEAAQGLSTDSNRLKREVSRFLQSVRAA from the coding sequence ATGTCGCTTGCACCACCCTCTCGCCTCAAGCTCACGATCGGCATCAAGATCTATGCCTTGATCGGACTGAGCTTCATTGGCCTGATCGGCCTTGCCGCCTTCAATTCCCGTGAGCTCGCCGCCGGCCTCAAGCAGCAGAAGCAGCTCGAGCTCCGGCATCTGACCGAGCTCGCGCTCGGCATCTTCGCCGAAGAGCATGCCGCCGCACAGAAGGGAACGATCTCGGTGGCCGAGGCCCAGAAGCGCGCCCTGGAGCGCGCCTCGATGCTGCGCTACGGCGGTTCTGAGTATTTCTTCGTCACCGACATGACGGCGCGAATGCTGATGCATCCGATCTCGACCAAGCTGGTCGGCCAGGATGTCTCCGACATGAAGGATCCGAACGGCAAGAAGCTGTTCATCGAAATGGTCGACGTCGTCCGGCAGCACGGTAGCGGCTTCGTCGACTATGACTGGCCGAAGCCGGGCTCCGAGACCCCGCAGCCCAAGCTCACGCATGTTGCGGGCTTCGCGCCCTGGAATTGGCTCGTCGGCACCGGCGTCTACATCGACGACCTGTCGGCGCAGGCCTGGGCGTCGACCCGGCAGTCCTTGATGGCGGCCGGGCTCGTTCTTCTGGTCCTGCTCGTCGTCTCGACGATCGTCGGACGCGGCATCACCGGCCCGCTGCATCGGATGACGGCGGCCATGAAGAGCCTGGCCGGCGGCCGCCTCGACGTCGAGGTGCCCGGGATCGGCCGCGGCGACGAGATCGGCGAGATGGCAGGTGCGGTCGAAGTGTTCAAGAGCAATGCGGTCGCACGTCACGCGCTGGAGGCCGAGCAGAAGGAAGCCGAGCAGCGGGCGCTGGCCCGCCGCAAGGCCGACATGCACAAGATGGCCGACGACTTCGAGGGCGCGGTCGGCGAGATCGTCGACACCGTGTCCTCGGCCTCGTCCAAGCTGGAAGTGTCCGCGGACACGCTGAGCAAGACGGCGGTGCGGGCCGGCGAGCTTGCGACAGTAGTGGCGGCCGCTTCCGAGGAAGCCTCCACCAACGTGCAGTCGGTCGCCTCCGCCACCGAGGAAATGACGTCCTCGGTCACCGAGATCGGTCGTCAGGTGCAGGAGTCGGCGCGCATGGCCAATGAAGCCGTCGAGCAGGCGAAGCGGACGAACGAACGGGTGAGCGAGCTCTCCCGCGCGGCGAGCCGCATCGGTGACGTGGTCGAACTGATCAACAGCATCGCCGGTCAGACCAACCTGCTGGCGCTGAACGCCACCATCGAAGCGGCGCGCGCCGGCGAGGCCGGGCGGGGCTTTGCGGTGGTCGCCGCCGAAGTGAAGGCGCTGGCCGAGCAGACCGCCAAGGCGACCGACGAGATTGGCCAGCAGGTGACGGGCATCCAGGCGGCGACGCAGGAATCGGTGAATGCGATCAGGCTGATTTCCGGGAGCATCGAGCGGCTGTCGGAAGTCTCATCGACGATCGCCGCTGCGGTGGAGGAGCAGAACGCAGCGACGCGTGAGATTTCGCGCAACGTGCAGCAGGCCGCGCACGGCACCCAGCAGGTGTCCCTCAACATCACCGACGTGCAGCGCGGTGCCACCGAGACGGGCTCGGCTTCGACCGAGGTGCTGGAAGCCGCCCAGGGGCTGTCGACCGACAGCAACCGCTTGAAGCGCGAGGTCAGCCGCTTCCTGCAATCGGTCCGGGCCGCCTGA
- a CDS encoding methyl-accepting chemotaxis protein yields MFASMSIRAKIISVVALLLVALTAMGLLAVSSMRTMNANTVDITTNWLPSVRVLGDLRAATITYRNVIREHMLAETLDDKMAQEKTAATTNDVVNKTIKLYEPMISSAEERAIYQDWKTTWDRYLAGTEKVMELSRKAAGQIPHDAHELNQNTVNKIGLQADEFLRKDIDLNNSGADKASADAASTYSTSFATLAVIVGVMLMIGALVSYLMVRSVSQGITSIVEPMQALGEGDLSAEIPHRGEKTEMGAMANALQIFKDALIAKKAADEAAAKDAEAKIERGRRVDAVTREFEAVVGDIVNTVFSASSQLEASAGTLTSTADRSQRLATTVASASEEASTNVQSVASATEELSSSVTEISRQVQESARMASEAVTQARTTNDQVGELSKAAARIGDVVELINTIAGQTNLLALNATIEAARAGEAGKGFAVVATEVKALAEQTSKATGEIGQQISGIQAATQESVNAIRTISGTIERLSEIASAIAAAVEEQGAATQEISRNVQQAAQGTQQVSANIADVQRGASETGSASSLVLTAAKSLSTDSNRLKTEVSRFLETVRAA; encoded by the coding sequence ATGTTCGCCAGCATGTCCATTCGCGCGAAGATCATTTCGGTCGTCGCGCTGCTTCTTGTCGCTCTTACCGCCATGGGCCTGCTCGCGGTCTCGAGCATGCGCACAATGAATGCCAACACCGTCGACATCACGACCAACTGGCTGCCGAGCGTGCGCGTTCTTGGTGACCTCCGGGCCGCGACGATCACCTATCGCAACGTGATCCGCGAGCACATGCTAGCGGAGACGCTCGACGACAAGATGGCACAGGAGAAGACGGCAGCAACCACGAACGACGTCGTCAACAAGACGATCAAGCTCTACGAGCCGATGATCTCTTCGGCCGAGGAGCGGGCGATCTATCAGGACTGGAAGACCACCTGGGACAGATATCTGGCGGGCACCGAAAAGGTGATGGAGCTGTCGCGCAAGGCGGCCGGCCAGATCCCGCACGACGCGCACGAGCTGAACCAGAACACCGTCAACAAGATCGGGCTGCAGGCCGACGAGTTCCTGAGGAAGGATATCGACCTCAACAACAGCGGTGCGGACAAGGCATCGGCCGATGCGGCTTCGACCTATTCGACGTCCTTTGCCACGCTCGCCGTGATCGTTGGCGTGATGCTGATGATCGGCGCGCTTGTCAGCTACCTCATGGTGCGGAGTGTCTCGCAGGGGATCACGTCGATCGTGGAGCCGATGCAGGCCCTCGGCGAGGGCGATCTCTCCGCCGAGATTCCGCATCGGGGCGAGAAGACCGAGATGGGCGCGATGGCCAATGCGCTGCAGATCTTCAAGGACGCATTGATCGCCAAGAAGGCGGCCGACGAGGCGGCAGCCAAGGACGCCGAAGCGAAGATCGAGCGCGGCCGCCGGGTCGACGCCGTCACGCGTGAGTTCGAGGCCGTCGTCGGCGACATCGTCAACACCGTGTTCTCCGCATCGAGCCAGCTGGAGGCCTCGGCCGGCACACTGACGTCGACGGCCGACCGCTCGCAACGGTTGGCCACGACGGTCGCCTCCGCCTCGGAGGAAGCCTCGACCAACGTGCAGTCGGTCGCCTCTGCCACGGAAGAGCTGTCGTCATCGGTGACCGAGATCAGCCGCCAGGTGCAGGAGTCGGCGCGCATGGCGAGCGAGGCGGTCACCCAGGCGCGCACCACCAACGATCAGGTGGGTGAGCTGTCCAAGGCCGCGGCCCGCATCGGCGACGTCGTCGAGCTGATCAATACCATCGCCGGCCAGACCAATCTGCTCGCGCTCAACGCCACCATCGAGGCGGCGCGCGCCGGCGAAGCGGGCAAGGGCTTCGCCGTCGTCGCCACCGAAGTCAAGGCGCTGGCCGAACAGACCTCCAAGGCGACCGGCGAGATCGGCCAGCAGATCTCCGGCATCCAGGCGGCGACACAGGAATCGGTGAACGCGATCCGGACCATCTCGGGCACGATCGAACGGCTGTCCGAGATCGCCTCCGCCATCGCCGCGGCCGTGGAGGAGCAGGGCGCGGCAACCCAGGAAATCTCGCGCAACGTGCAGCAGGCGGCGCAGGGCACCCAGCAGGTCTCGGCCAACATCGCCGACGTGCAGCGCGGCGCAAGCGAGACCGGATCGGCGTCGTCCCTGGTCCTGACGGCGGCCAAATCATTGTCGACCGACAGCAACCGTCTGAAGACCGAGGTCAGCCGTTTCCTGGAGACCGTCCGCGCCGCCTAG